A window from Pseudobutyrivibrio ruminis HUN009 encodes these proteins:
- a CDS encoding DUF4430 domain-containing protein, with the protein MEKKSLKKIIIGAVALVALIAIFVLCYNKFSAKPTEGAKSIVIEVVDNNGESTTYDVHTDAEYLKDAMDELAESDDSFSFSGQDGDYGLMVEVINGTQAIYAEDNAYWALYVNGEYGQYSANQQPVVDGDTYTWTYELAQ; encoded by the coding sequence ATGGAAAAGAAAAGTTTAAAGAAAATAATAATCGGAGCTGTTGCTCTTGTTGCTTTAATCGCAATATTTGTTCTTTGCTATAACAAATTCAGCGCAAAGCCTACTGAAGGTGCAAAGTCAATTGTAATTGAAGTTGTGGATAATAACGGAGAATCAACAACATACGATGTACACACTGACGCTGAGTATTTAAAGGATGCTATGGATGAGTTGGCAGAATCTGATGATAGTTTTTCTTTCAGCGGTCAGGATGGAGACTACGGACTTATGGTAGAAGTGATTAACGGAACTCAGGCTATCTACGCCGAAGACAATGCATACTGGGCATTATATGTTAACGGAGAATATGGTCAATATAGTGCTAACCAGCAGCCAGTAGTTGATGGTGACACATATACATGGACTTACGAATTAGCACAGTAA
- a CDS encoding YARHG domain-containing protein: MKRKLILLIIASTLLLSACNQSSGETNTQELQENTVDNATSAPANDESSSSDSITEDYSDYVGLWSTDGSRITDSGAEFNIEIEGDKITNASLYTQTSSYDRFAEIDNITGTIIDGTCTYEFTDDGWDNSGTLLIQLKDNTITIDVDDFVLSEDNVIGYGINGHYDLIKVQDDDSQTTTSDTTLNKYNDDWTEEQLLAELDKRSHYKDETSYYPDFLKYKEVVRECTDISVDCYPLFNTDTQYYQASDFENVEPVIIHLAKNEIYARHGYIFTDEDLNNFFLTQLWYLPEVQAADFDDSVFNEYEKYNLELLSKLDTY, translated from the coding sequence ATGAAAAGAAAGCTTATTCTATTAATAATTGCTAGCACATTGTTGCTTTCAGCATGCAATCAATCTAGTGGAGAAACCAACACACAGGAACTACAAGAAAACACAGTCGATAATGCTACTAGTGCGCCAGCCAATGATGAGTCATCCAGTTCAGACTCTATTACTGAAGACTACTCTGATTATGTAGGCTTATGGTCTACTGATGGTTCTCGCATAACAGATAGTGGAGCTGAATTTAATATTGAAATAGAAGGCGATAAAATAACAAACGCATCTCTCTATACACAAACAAGCTCATATGATAGATTTGCCGAAATAGATAATATCACTGGAACCATTATAGATGGAACTTGTACGTATGAATTTACAGATGATGGTTGGGATAATAGTGGAACACTATTAATTCAATTAAAAGACAATACCATTACTATTGATGTGGATGATTTTGTCCTGTCAGAAGACAACGTGATAGGTTATGGAATTAATGGGCATTATGATCTTATTAAAGTGCAGGACGATGATTCTCAAACTACCACCAGCGATACTACTTTAAATAAATATAATGACGATTGGACCGAGGAACAGCTGCTAGCTGAGCTTGATAAACGAAGTCACTATAAAGATGAGACTTCGTACTATCCTGATTTCTTAAAATATAAGGAAGTAGTTCGTGAATGCACTGATATCTCTGTAGATTGCTACCCTCTATTTAATACAGATACCCAATACTATCAAGCATCGGATTTCGAAAATGTTGAACCTGTAATCATTCATTTAGCAAAAAATGAAATCTATGCTAGACATGGTTATATTTTTACAGATGAAGATTTAAACAATTTTTTCCTCACACAACTCTGGTACCTTCCAGAAGTACAAGCAGCAGACTTCGATGATAGCGTTTTTAATGAATACGAAAAATACAATCTGGAACTGCTTTCAAAGTTAGATACATACTAA
- a CDS encoding DUF3800 domain-containing protein, with protein sequence MNELSIFIDESGDFGGFQKHSPYYIVTAVFHNQSNNINPELEKLNRELSNLGYKNPIIHTRPLIRREDDYSEMTPNERRAIFSKLFFFAKRCDIKYKTFLYAKKEFSDVYKLQARIAKDMSQFMKDNMGYFYSFDRVILYYDNGQHELSRILNIVLATVLPDYDTREAMQKDYRLSQVADLLCTLEQMKQNLAKGIHLSNSEMLVFHNARQFKKDFLKPLKDLEF encoded by the coding sequence ATGAATGAATTAAGTATATTTATTGATGAATCAGGTGATTTTGGAGGATTTCAGAAACATTCGCCTTATTATATTGTTACAGCAGTGTTTCATAATCAGTCTAATAATATCAATCCTGAACTGGAAAAACTGAATAGAGAGCTTAGCAATTTAGGCTATAAGAATCCTATAATTCATACTAGACCACTAATTAGGCGAGAAGATGATTACAGTGAAATGACTCCAAATGAGCGAAGAGCGATTTTTTCAAAGTTATTCTTTTTTGCTAAGAGGTGTGACATCAAATATAAGACTTTTTTATATGCAAAAAAAGAGTTTTCAGATGTATACAAACTACAGGCAAGAATTGCTAAAGATATGTCTCAATTTATGAAGGATAACATGGGATATTTCTATAGTTTTGATAGAGTTATCCTATACTATGACAATGGGCAACATGAATTATCTCGAATTCTAAATATTGTGTTAGCTACAGTCTTACCAGATTATGACACTCGTGAGGCTATGCAAAAAGACTATAGATTATCACAAGTTGCAGATTTATTATGCACATTGGAACAAATGAAGCAGAATCTTGCAAAAGGAATTCATTTATCGAATTCGGAAATGTTGGTATTCCATAATGCGAGACAATTCAAAAAAGATTTTTTAAAACCTTTGAAGGATTTAGAGTTTTAA
- a CDS encoding alginate O-acetyltransferase AlgX-related protein, which yields MKKIINILTICVFCLVMVIPFIFTNRDKDAVSETDNRALADNPITVSLSGTRYADAVNNYYNDRIGFRADLIDFNGRIAYQVFHQSPVERVILGQDGWLFYSSEKASDGVSISQYMGTKRYSEEELQLIADNLIRTRDYLAERNCEFVLYIAPNKERVYSEYMPESYQNIRKSETCGTEQIIEYLRENTDIRVVWPYEDLVSYMDEHPDEPVYFHLDTHWNELGGYIGAKALLDELGIEIESADDISKSANKAINQGDLRNMMAVDDWLLMEETGWQIDGFPAKNTIIEEESFTGHWRYYNEDKDPRTLLVNRDSFTSAMRLELGSSFNNVDLCHRASYTPDLIAEDNPDIFVYETVERSVDGLKDLHLIPEE from the coding sequence ATGAAAAAGATTATAAATATTCTTACAATATGTGTGTTTTGTTTGGTGATGGTTATTCCGTTTATTTTTACTAATCGAGATAAAGATGCTGTTTCAGAAACGGATAATAGAGCATTGGCGGATAATCCTATTACGGTTTCTCTTAGCGGAACTCGTTATGCTGATGCAGTTAATAATTACTATAATGATAGAATTGGATTTAGAGCAGATTTAATAGATTTTAATGGAAGAATTGCCTATCAAGTTTTTCATCAATCTCCAGTTGAAAGAGTAATTTTAGGACAAGATGGTTGGTTGTTTTACAGTAGTGAAAAGGCAAGCGATGGTGTTTCGATATCACAATACATGGGTACAAAAAGATATTCTGAAGAAGAATTGCAATTGATTGCAGATAATCTAATAAGAACAAGAGATTATTTAGCTGAAAGAAACTGCGAGTTTGTTTTATATATTGCTCCAAATAAAGAAAGAGTATATTCTGAGTATATGCCAGAAAGTTACCAGAATATAAGGAAATCTGAAACGTGTGGCACAGAACAAATTATAGAATATTTACGTGAGAACACAGATATACGAGTTGTATGGCCATATGAAGATTTGGTATCTTATATGGATGAACATCCTGACGAGCCAGTGTATTTTCATTTAGATACACACTGGAATGAATTGGGCGGTTATATTGGAGCAAAAGCATTATTAGATGAATTAGGAATAGAAATAGAATCTGCTGATGATATTAGTAAATCTGCAAATAAAGCGATTAATCAAGGCGATTTAAGAAATATGATGGCTGTAGACGATTGGCTGTTAATGGAAGAGACAGGATGGCAAATTGATGGATTTCCAGCTAAGAATACAATAATCGAGGAAGAATCCTTTACTGGTCACTGGAGATACTATAACGAAGATAAAGACCCAAGAACATTATTGGTAAATCGTGACTCTTTTACATCTGCAATGAGATTGGAACTAGGGTCTTCATTCAATAATGTTGATTTATGTCACAGAGCATCATATACACCTGATTTAATTGCAGAAGATAATCCAGATATTTTTGTATATGAAACTGTTGAAAGAAGTGTGGATGGATTAAAGGATTTACATCTTATTCCTGAAGAATAA
- a CDS encoding MBOAT family O-acyltransferase produces the protein MKGVRIKMGFTTTTFLFIFLPILLAFYFVFYLKMRKSESVNKIGNFILIIFSFIFYSWALAITANILLIFSVIVWLIGLWIEHARSSEVVVPMYKNGIRNEKTVKIAVIPLTIGLVTTIGLLFHFKYFATIAPLISQYAYIDPNKYASITVPLGISFISFSVISYYADIYLEKASAGKFSDCLLYIFFFPKIISGPIVLWREFQEQLKARDINADTFVSGINLIVIGFAKKVILADTFGAHADTLKGQCIDTPTAWFGWILYALQIYYDFAGYSDAAIGTARLFGFNISKNFDFPYRSISITEFWRRWHISLGNFFKNYIYFPLGGNRKGQSRTLANLFIVFVITGIWHGAGMAYIIWGTLHGICVVIERSINHKQWYASIPNFLKWVVTFFISASAWQFFRYGGNGISAFAALGQLFGLHSSYTSEDILFPLRYYADNKVIVLILIGFIGATILGDKRILNLYEKLKANNVFYLLQELTLIVLFVISISFMVSSNYNPFIYFQF, from the coding sequence ATGAAGGGAGTAAGAATAAAAATGGGTTTTACGACAACTACATTTCTGTTTATTTTTTTGCCAATATTGTTGGCTTTTTATTTTGTCTTTTATCTCAAAATGAGGAAAAGCGAATCAGTTAATAAGATTGGTAATTTTATCTTAATAATATTCAGTTTTATTTTCTATTCATGGGCACTGGCTATAACGGCTAATATTTTGCTGATTTTCTCTGTGATTGTATGGCTAATTGGTTTGTGGATTGAGCATGCCAGGAGCTCGGAAGTGGTTGTCCCTATGTACAAGAATGGAATTAGAAATGAGAAAACTGTTAAAATTGCAGTGATTCCATTAACAATAGGGCTAGTAACTACAATTGGATTGCTATTTCACTTCAAATATTTTGCAACCATTGCACCGTTAATTTCACAATATGCATATATTGACCCTAATAAATATGCATCTATTACGGTTCCACTTGGTATTTCTTTTATAAGTTTTTCTGTGATTTCATATTATGCAGATATATATTTAGAAAAGGCTTCGGCAGGGAAATTTTCGGATTGTCTGCTATATATTTTCTTTTTTCCGAAAATTATTTCAGGACCCATTGTATTATGGAGAGAGTTTCAAGAACAGCTTAAAGCACGTGATATAAACGCGGATACATTTGTATCTGGAATTAATTTAATAGTAATAGGTTTTGCTAAAAAGGTAATTTTGGCAGATACATTTGGAGCACATGCTGATACGCTAAAAGGACAATGTATTGATACACCTACCGCCTGGTTTGGATGGATTCTATATGCACTGCAAATATATTATGATTTTGCAGGATACTCTGACGCTGCAATAGGGACGGCCAGATTATTTGGTTTTAATATATCAAAGAATTTTGACTTTCCTTACCGTTCAATATCCATAACAGAATTTTGGAGAAGATGGCATATTTCATTAGGAAATTTCTTTAAAAACTATATTTATTTTCCACTTGGCGGAAATAGAAAAGGACAAAGTCGTACATTAGCAAATTTGTTTATAGTGTTCGTTATTACCGGAATATGGCATGGCGCAGGAATGGCTTATATTATCTGGGGAACCTTGCATGGGATATGTGTGGTTATCGAACGTTCCATTAACCATAAACAATGGTATGCAAGTATACCAAATTTTCTTAAATGGGTAGTAACATTTTTTATATCAGCAAGTGCATGGCAATTCTTTAGATATGGTGGGAACGGAATAAGTGCCTTTGCTGCCTTAGGACAATTATTTGGATTGCATAGTTCATACACAAGTGAGGATATTTTGTTTCCGTTAAGATATTACGCTGATAACAAGGTTATAGTTCTTATTTTAATTGGATTTATAGGGGCAACAATATTAGGTGACAAGCGTATTCTTAATCTTTATGAAAAACTGAAAGCTAACAATGTGTTTTATTTATTACAAGAGTTGACATTAATAGTTTTATTTGTTATATCAATCTCCTTTATGGTTAGCTCAAACTATAATCCATTTATTTATTTCCAATTTTAG
- a CDS encoding sigma factor encodes MEIAYDLDINHWGGIYKEDMMQEGRIALLGATQTYDESNDAKFSTYAYTIVRNAMTDLCRKGISPYENRMIEAGYTQEFFDDYYARDKDGVHISETIGEAEFDPTARRAVLRVMIQKMQNRLKVLPPRLQRLLAYRYGFGMTECKSISEAAAFFILTEIILKHLKRMPWQSLGMV; translated from the coding sequence ATGGAAATTGCTTATGATTTGGACATTAATCATTGGGGTGGCATCTATAAAGAGGATATGATGCAAGAAGGACGAATTGCATTGCTTGGGGCTACTCAGACCTATGATGAAAGTAATGATGCAAAATTTTCTACCTATGCATATACGATTGTTCGTAACGCAATGACGGACTTATGTCGTAAAGGAATTTCACCATATGAAAACAGAATGATTGAAGCTGGGTACACTCAAGAATTTTTTGATGATTACTATGCAAGGGATAAGGATGGGGTACATATATCAGAAACTATTGGTGAAGCTGAATTTGACCCAACTGCAAGACGAGCAGTGCTGAGAGTAATGATTCAAAAAATGCAAAATAGATTAAAAGTCTTGCCACCACGTTTACAACGTTTGCTGGCTTATAGATATGGGTTTGGTATGACAGAATGCAAATCGATCAGTGAAGCAGCAGCTTTTTTTATCTTGACAGAAATTATCTTAAAGCATTTGAAAAGAATGCCTTGGCAGAGCTTAGGGATGGTATGA
- a CDS encoding phenolic acid decarboxylase, with product MTKKVFKELSDFIGTHFIYTYDNGWEYEWYCKNDHTCCYRIHGGMVKGRWVTDQEINLFKIADGIYKVTWTEPTGTDVALDFMPNEGKINGVIFFPKWVHEHPEITVCYQNKHIDRMIEAREKYDTYPKYVVPEFATITYIGEAGADNDDVINETPYEGMCDDIRNGKFYDENYHHVSRKAE from the coding sequence ATGACAAAGAAAGTATTTAAAGAACTATCAGATTTCATAGGCACTCATTTCATCTATACTTATGATAATGGATGGGAATATGAGTGGTATTGTAAAAATGACCACACATGTTGCTACAGAATTCATGGCGGAATGGTTAAAGGACGTTGGGTTACTGATCAGGAGATTAATCTTTTTAAGATTGCTGATGGCATTTATAAAGTAACTTGGACAGAGCCTACTGGTACTGATGTTGCTCTTGATTTTATGCCAAATGAAGGAAAGATTAATGGAGTTATTTTCTTCCCTAAGTGGGTTCATGAGCATCCAGAAATTACTGTATGCTACCAGAACAAGCACATTGATAGAATGATAGAAGCTCGTGAGAAGTACGATACATATCCAAAGTATGTTGTACCTGAATTCGCTACTATCACATACATTGGAGAAGCTGGAGCCGACAATGACGATGTAATTAATGAGACACCATATGAAGGCATGTGCGATGATATTAGAAATGGTAAATTCTATGATGAGAACTACCACCATGTTTCTCGTAAAGCAGAATAG
- a CDS encoding PadR family transcriptional regulator, protein MAQKNLLPYILLGLIEDKPKTGYDLMKEFETEIGEFWSVKHSQIYLELKRLVSNEDIKSETGYFGNKIEKTYYSITEKGQEKLHEWQYSYEDHLSVNKDEFVLKLYFIKNKNEPRLAELLNEQLHLHKAKLAHLNERYELLFSDKKSKESQYGHYLILEHAISRETEYVNWLTNALSEI, encoded by the coding sequence ATGGCTCAGAAAAATTTATTACCATACATATTACTTGGTCTTATTGAAGATAAACCAAAGACAGGCTATGACCTTATGAAAGAATTTGAGACAGAAATCGGTGAATTCTGGTCAGTTAAACATAGTCAGATTTATCTGGAATTAAAACGATTAGTATCCAATGAAGATATCAAATCGGAGACTGGATATTTTGGGAACAAAATAGAAAAAACTTATTATTCGATTACAGAAAAAGGCCAAGAGAAACTCCACGAATGGCAATATTCATATGAAGATCATCTTTCTGTAAACAAAGACGAGTTTGTTCTAAAGCTTTACTTCATTAAGAACAAAAACGAACCTAGGCTTGCAGAGTTGCTAAACGAACAATTGCATCTTCATAAAGCTAAATTGGCGCATCTAAATGAACGGTACGAATTACTCTTCTCTGATAAAAAATCAAAGGAGTCCCAGTATGGCCATTATCTAATTTTGGAACATGCAATTTCTCGCGAAACAGAATACGTTAATTGGCTCACCAATGCTCTATCAGAAATATAA
- the pgeF gene encoding peptidoglycan editing factor PgeF, translating into MNLENKNGVSFLTFDSFKKAGVKHGFSTRIGGVSEGVFDSLNLGFNRGDSDENVRENYHRIANALDMNFDRMCLSKQTHTTNVIVVDEKDAGNGLTKPLPYDDVDGLITNVKDMPLVTFYADCVPLFFYDPVKEVVALSHSGWRGTVGKIGKVTIEKMCAEFGCNRSDILCGIAPSICKDCYEVSADVANEFIKAFGEKHKSELLRQSTFNPDDKDKYMLDLWVACRLVFLEAGIPEDHIETTNYCTRCNPKLFYSHRIMGANRGSLAAFISL; encoded by the coding sequence ATGAACTTAGAAAATAAAAATGGTGTTTCTTTTCTTACATTCGACTCTTTCAAGAAAGCCGGTGTTAAGCATGGTTTTTCCACTCGCATCGGCGGTGTAAGCGAAGGTGTATTTGACTCATTGAATTTAGGATTTAATCGAGGCGATTCCGATGAAAACGTACGTGAAAACTATCATCGTATCGCAAATGCGTTAGATATGAATTTTGACCGTATGTGCCTGTCAAAGCAGACTCATACCACCAATGTGATTGTAGTAGATGAAAAGGATGCGGGAAATGGACTTACCAAACCACTCCCTTACGATGATGTAGACGGACTCATTACAAATGTAAAGGATATGCCACTTGTGACATTCTATGCTGACTGTGTTCCTTTGTTTTTCTACGATCCTGTAAAAGAAGTGGTTGCACTTTCTCACTCAGGATGGCGTGGAACAGTTGGTAAAATTGGCAAGGTCACCATCGAAAAAATGTGTGCCGAATTTGGCTGTAATAGAAGCGATATCCTATGCGGAATCGCACCAAGTATTTGCAAAGATTGCTATGAAGTTAGTGCAGATGTTGCCAATGAATTTATAAAAGCTTTTGGTGAGAAGCATAAGTCCGAATTACTCCGCCAATCTACTTTTAATCCAGATGATAAAGATAAATACATGCTAGATTTGTGGGTTGCTTGCCGCCTCGTTTTCCTTGAGGCAGGCATTCCTGAAGACCACATCGAAACCACAAATTACTGCACACGCTGCAATCCTAAGCTTTTTTATTCCCATCGAATCATGGGTGCAAATAGAGGTAGCCTGGCTGCTTTTATTTCTCTTTAG
- a CDS encoding RNA polymerase sigma factor, which produces MKDEEIIELYFKRNERAIEETDVKYGNYLESIANNILNDDLDVEECLNDTYLKTWDKIPPTRPKVFKAFLAKIARELAFDKYRASRSKKRGNGTMHEILDELEECIPASNGVEQSILGQELENIIADYVRSLPEREAFIFLSRYFYADDITTISKKYGISKNNVSVMLSRLRAKLRTRLVKEGYLAS; this is translated from the coding sequence ATGAAAGACGAGGAAATAATCGAGCTTTATTTCAAACGTAACGAACGAGCCATTGAAGAGACAGACGTCAAATATGGCAATTACCTTGAATCAATCGCAAACAATATTCTTAATGATGATTTAGATGTTGAAGAATGTTTAAATGATACCTATTTAAAAACTTGGGATAAAATCCCACCTACAAGGCCCAAAGTCTTCAAAGCTTTTTTAGCTAAAATTGCTAGAGAACTTGCTTTTGATAAATACAGAGCAAGTCGTAGCAAAAAGCGTGGAAATGGTACCATGCATGAGATTCTTGATGAACTAGAAGAATGTATTCCAGCTTCAAATGGCGTAGAGCAATCCATTTTAGGACAGGAACTTGAAAATATAATAGCAGATTATGTCAGATCCCTTCCTGAAAGGGAAGCGTTTATCTTCCTTAGTAGATACTTTTATGCCGATGATATTACTACCATATCAAAAAAATATGGTATATCAAAGAACAATGTATCAGTAATGCTTAGCAGATTGAGAGCAAAGCTCAGAACACGTTTGGTAAAGGAGGGATATTTGGCATCATGA
- a CDS encoding DUF4179 domain-containing protein produces MKKENLFLAFNGVDDILITQCARYQSSKKIVKFNKRLSVAACICLILITTITATAAIRHFWGHGLSSYFNATDEQQQTLTEQGQAIVFSEEDDYSKYAITDNGITLTPVAIVADDNKINLTLQYSGVEINEGCEPDINVDDIYIQGYEGDSFGYGMGIRDDEFIFNIDGTDSIDSEMSLTGKTIHLELSDFSIVNSDFSENSLGGTWVFDLPIPEVSNALVINLNNFIPEFNCEATSFKISPISAEIRYTITDDVKDSWFATPMDKPRVPYITSLTLDDGTVIDCREYDNLNSIDGDNNTAIFSLEFNNIIEPSTVKSIELEDINGNTASISLH; encoded by the coding sequence ATGAAAAAAGAAAATTTATTTTTAGCATTTAACGGCGTAGATGACATTTTAATTACTCAGTGTGCAAGATATCAGTCCAGTAAAAAGATTGTAAAATTTAATAAACGGTTGTCAGTGGCAGCTTGCATATGCTTAATACTCATAACTACCATCACTGCTACGGCGGCAATACGTCATTTCTGGGGGCATGGACTCAGCAGCTATTTTAATGCTACCGACGAACAGCAACAAACTCTTACAGAACAAGGACAGGCAATAGTATTTTCTGAAGAAGACGATTATTCAAAATATGCCATCACTGACAATGGAATCACGCTTACTCCAGTAGCAATTGTTGCCGATGATAATAAGATTAATCTTACATTGCAATACTCAGGCGTTGAGATAAACGAAGGCTGTGAGCCAGACATCAACGTAGATGATATTTATATACAAGGCTACGAAGGGGACAGCTTTGGGTACGGCATGGGAATCAGAGATGATGAGTTTATCTTTAATATCGATGGAACAGATTCAATTGATTCTGAAATGTCCCTAACCGGCAAAACCATACACTTAGAATTAAGCGATTTTTCTATTGTGAATAGTGATTTCTCAGAAAATAGTTTGGGTGGTACCTGGGTATTTGATTTGCCTATTCCAGAAGTAAGTAATGCTCTTGTAATTAATTTAAACAACTTTATCCCTGAGTTTAATTGTGAGGCTACTTCATTTAAAATCAGTCCTATTTCTGCGGAGATTCGCTACACTATAACTGACGATGTAAAAGATAGCTGGTTTGCTACTCCAATGGATAAACCTCGCGTACCTTATATTACAAGTTTAACCTTAGATGACGGTACAGTAATTGATTGCAGGGAATACGATAATCTAAATAGCATTGATGGAGATAATAACACCGCTATTTTTTCTTTGGAATTCAATAACATAATAGAGCCTAGCACTGTAAAATCAATTGAATTAGAAGATATTAACGGAAATACTGCTAGTATTTCTCTTCATTAG
- a CDS encoding nitroreductase family protein has translation MEFQQVIDARQSVRSFNGKQVSEEILREMVSAASAAPSWKNTQTSRYYCISTPEQVSKFRETVLPDFNQNSTKDATAYVVTTFQKNVSGFNKATGEADNEVGNGWGAYDLGLHDMLLCAKAVELGVDTLIMGLRDAKVVADFCGIPEDEQVMSIIAVGYRSESVTKKPPRKNIEDIAKFI, from the coding sequence ATGGAATTCCAACAGGTTATTGACGCTAGACAGAGCGTTAGATCATTCAACGGTAAGCAAGTTTCTGAGGAAATCCTACGCGAGATGGTATCAGCTGCATCAGCTGCACCTTCTTGGAAGAACACTCAGACATCTCGATACTACTGCATTTCTACTCCAGAGCAGGTAAGCAAATTCAGAGAGACTGTTTTACCTGATTTTAATCAGAACAGCACAAAAGATGCCACAGCGTACGTTGTTACTACATTCCAAAAGAATGTTTCTGGATTTAACAAAGCTACAGGAGAGGCCGACAACGAAGTTGGAAATGGCTGGGGCGCTTATGATCTTGGTTTGCACGACATGTTGCTCTGCGCAAAGGCTGTTGAGCTTGGTGTAGACACACTTATCATGGGCTTAAGAGATGCAAAGGTTGTTGCTGATTTCTGTGGCATTCCAGAGGACGAGCAGGTTATGAGCATCATTGCTGTTGGTTACAGATCAGAATCTGTTACTAAGAAGCCACCTCGCAAGAATATTGAAGATATTGCAAAGTTCATATAG
- a CDS encoding helix-turn-helix domain-containing protein codes for MMSIGSRIKQRRTELNMSQEVLAEKIGVSRSAISNWEIERNYPDLQVIVSLSDILEIPLDTLLKGDAAVVEKISTDTVQRKYLSKKLKFAYIFIAILIVLMGFALHKTKWMDISSANQIKTFQYDGKNFIIATDLPFYRSMGGCAIDYSNNGEIINLTFRSYRDLSMTNEEVFITNAYLYPNTTKVAVVYNNEPLVMYNIEDIDLSSK; via the coding sequence ATGATGAGTATTGGAAGTCGAATCAAGCAAAGGCGCACAGAATTGAATATGAGCCAAGAAGTGCTTGCTGAAAAAATAGGCGTATCACGATCAGCTATTTCAAATTGGGAAATCGAAAGAAATTATCCAGATTTACAGGTAATAGTGTCGCTGTCAGATATATTAGAAATTCCGTTAGACACATTGTTAAAAGGGGATGCAGCAGTGGTAGAAAAAATTTCCACTGACACAGTACAAAGAAAATACCTTAGTAAAAAGCTCAAATTTGCATATATATTTATTGCTATATTAATCGTATTAATGGGATTTGCGCTGCATAAAACAAAGTGGATGGATATATCTTCTGCCAATCAAATAAAAACTTTTCAGTACGATGGGAAAAACTTTATTATTGCAACGGATTTGCCTTTTTACAGAAGTATGGGTGGGTGTGCCATAGATTATTCTAACAATGGGGAAATAATAAATCTAACTTTCAGGTCATATAGGGATTTGTCTATGACTAATGAAGAAGTGTTTATAACTAACGCATACCTATATCCTAATACTACTAAGGTCGCCGTAGTTTACAACAACGAGCCTCTAGTAATGTATAATATTGAGGATATAGACTTGAGTTCAAAATAA